The following are from one region of the Mesotoga infera genome:
- a CDS encoding transcriptional coactivator p15: MTDIKRNDSEIVRVSKREFKGHEFLDLRIYYQDDEGDYKPTKKGITINPKLVDELIDALNKEKDSAPVKE, encoded by the coding sequence TTGACCGACATAAAAAGAAATGACTCTGAAATCGTTCGAGTTTCAAAGAGAGAGTTTAAAGGTCACGAATTCCTTGATCTCAGGATCTACTATCAGGATGACGAAGGCGATTATAAACCCACAAAAAAGGGAATTACAATTAATCCCAAACTTGTAGATGAACTGATCGACGCTCTAAATAAGGAGAAAGACTCGGCGCCTGTGAAAGAGTGA